The sequence AGACCAGTCTGGTTTGAACATGGTTGGCTTTGGGAGTGTCATGGGGGCCAGAGTTTAAAAGGTGGATTGTCTCCAGAATGCAGAGGGCCTTAAATTCCAAACTAAAGACCTTAGACTTTATCTTGCAGAAAAtgccacacatttttttttttttttgtgaggaagatcagccctgagctaacatccatgctaatcctcctctttttgctgaggaagaccggctctgagctaacatctattgccaatcctcctccttttttttttctcccccaaagccccagtacatagttgcatgtcatagttgcacatccttctagttgctgtatgtgggatgcggcctcagcatggcgggagaagtggtgcgttggtgcgcgccggggatccaaacccggccgccagtagcggagcgcgtgcacttaactgctaacccacggggccagccccacacaatTTTTTAAGGGGAGTAATGACAAATAGAAAtcagcttttaaaaagtttttgtaaTTTGAGTGCTTGCCATGGATGTTCTGAGAGTTCAGAAAATGATAACCTACTCAGAAATCTACCTTTTGGGTTAGTTTCAGATTACTGCATGTGACTACAATAAGCTCTTTACTAACAAGGGAAACATGTGATTATTACATATTACATAGATTATAATCTTCAGCAAATTACAGTTCCAATACACTTACTGAACAAACTAGTAATTACTATGGCTGAATGAAAATATTAGCAATGTGTAATTAGTGCAGAGGATGGAGCAGAGATGGATTCATATTTAACTAATGGCCACTGAATTTTTCAGTGGAACCAAGATCCAGGACTTCATTTTCTCCTCCAAAAAGAATGGGAGTAATTAAATGCATATATGAAGTTCATAAATCGAAGGGGCAATGATCTTTGGTAGTAATAGGGTCACAGAAAATGGGGTATGTTTAGGGTCTTCTCCCCCAATGAATAAACCTGGCAAGATAGGAAGGCGCTCTGGAGAGGAATTTGGGAGACAAATGGGGGGAGGTTTAGATCTGATTGGCTAGAAAGGAAAAGTCTTTGAAGCTGGAACTAGGCTCTGATGATCACCTTTATCAGTTAATTCTGTTCCCTGTTTTCTGTTAGTTAAATGTAGAAGTTGAGGTGAGGGATTATTTGAGTTTCTTGGAAAGTTTCAGTTGGATAAATTGAATGTTagctttaaattaatttttttctagtccTGGGAATAACGTTGGTGATAGCTGTTCCAGCCTCATAGTTTGAAATATGAAACAACAGAGGCCCAGAAAGCTTCAGTGGCTTGCACGAGGACATACAGATAGTAAAGTGAAGAAACAGGCCCGAATGACTACTTCACCACTGTATGCATATTTCCTAGCCTGCCTTGCACAtagcaggagctcaataaatatttgctgaatgaaagaacCCCAGGCTTCCGATTCCTTGTGGTATTTTTTCCACTGCACAATAAAAACTATGGCAGATTGAAGTAAAAAAAGAGTGTCTTTGAGCAAACAGGATCTGTTTGTACAATGTCAAAGGATAAAGATCATCACAGTACAGATAGGGTTCCCTAGCAACATAACCTCACCTTACATGGTGTATTAGTTCACTAGGGCTatcataacaaagtgccacaaaaaGGGTGGCttaatcaacagaaatttattttctcacagttctggaagctagaagtctaagatcaaggtgtctgtAGAGTTTGTTTCTTCGGAGGGCCGCgaagaaggatctgttccaggcctctatCTTTGACTTGTACATGGCCATCTTCTTCCTTTGTCTTCACATTATCTtccctctgtctgtgtctgtgtccaaatttccacttataaggacaccatttatattggattaaggcccacctaATGACCTCAATTTAATTACCTATTTAAATACTATATCTCCAAGTACGGCTATATTCTCtaaggtactgagggttaggacttcgacATACAAATCtttaggggaacacaattcagcccctaACACATGGAGATCAGCTTTTCCATCACAGAGCATATTAAACTCTCAACCTCATTCCCCAGCAGCAGCCAAGGTGTTGGTAACAGAGTTCCCAGTTTACAGTTAAGCAGCCAATTGCCCAACAGCATCAAAGTTCTGCCCATGCATGTACATTATCCAGGTGGAGCAGGATTGGCCTGTTGGCAGGTTCTCCTGCCAGCATGCTaaaagaagagccacagggcATGGGCTagttgacactttttttttttttgactacaTGTTATTATAACCGTGATGAAACAATACTTTCTTCTTTGGAAATTGGCTCTTTCTTCATCTTGTAAAATGCTACAAGAATTCTGAAGGGCTTTGATTGTTTTtactataattattattgttgaacCGTAGCTTGGCTGATGAGCGTATATTTCAGGAGTATCCTGGGGCTGGCATTTATAAGGAGGCTCTGAAATGATTGCCCATTGAGATAGGGAAAGCCACTTAGGCTCTTCTAGGGTTTCTGTGAGGATCTTTAAGTAAGGAAAACATACACttattttaggagaaaaatagttttgcagttaaaaatcatttgaaagaGATGAAGTTCCAAAGTAGTGGCAGGGGATTCCCAGGTTCTGTCTTTGGTGGGCATCTGCTATTTGAGTTAAAGCGAGAGGGAGTCTGGTGCTCCTTGCAGAAAATGCCACCTTACTCTATCAGAATACTCAGGAGCCACAGGCTTAGCTTTCTTGTCTCCACGATTGACAAAAATGTTTAGTTTCTATAACTTAGGACATATTCTCATCCATGACCCTCACAATTAGAAATGATGCTATTctgggggcctgccccgtggcttagcgattaagtgcatgcactccgctactggcggcccgggttcggatcccaggcgtgcaccgactcaccgcttgtccggccatgctgaggcggcatcccatatacagcaactagagggatgtgcaactatgcacacaactatccactggggctttggggagaaaaaggaggaggatcggcaatagatgttagctcagggctggtcttcctcagcaaaaaagaggaggattggcatggatgttagtcagggctgaccttcctcacaaaaaaaaaaaaaaaaaaaaagaaatgatgctaTTCTGGTTTGGGGCCTTTTTGGATTTATACCTAGTTACCAAGGTGGGAATACTAAATGTAGACTCCAGCAGGTGGCACAGGGGTGTTTGCATCATTAGATGATAATTTGATACTTTTGTCCTGATTACTATTAAGCACCTTCTAAGTCACCTCATGGATTGTGTTGCTGAAATCAACAGGTCATCTATAACTCCCATAATGCTGAGCTGAACTTTCAGGCTATTTCCTACTATTGGCTCATCAGACATCAATGACCAAGAAGATGCTATGTTCTCAGAAGGAAATATTAACAAACACTGGGAGCACCATTATTTGTCATGACCAGTGAGTCACTGCGAGAAAGGGAACAGAAAGCTGCGAGGTCAAGAATAAAAACACTTGGAAAGAGAATCCTAGCTTGGGGATGGAAATAATATAGAGCTCACCCTAACAGGGAAAAGTGGTTGGGAAAAATAgagggaatttttttcctttttcatatttAGACATAGACAATAGTAACCAAATATCCTTAAGTGATTGGGAACTTACGTCAGTTTGCAGACCATTAGATCTTGAGTTATGATTTGAggcataaaacagacaaaaataattgCTTGccaaacatttattattaattttttacacAGTCCAATTATTTCAACAAGAATGTCTCCAAGGTAGTATCAATAGGCCTCAAAGGATTGTGGGCTGATTGGTCTTGTCAAAGGGCTTCTAGGAACTTGCTCCTCTGTTCACAAatttttcctttccctcccccaaaATGCTCTCTGTGATCTCTTAGCAGCCCCAGAGCAAGACAGATGTTTACAGGATTCTGAGCAGGTTCCCTCTCAGCTAAAATTAACAAAGGTAGTAATATTCTCAAACTCATCAAAGACTGGGGGGAGAGAACTGAGCACTACAGACTATAGCACACACAGTTTTAAAATTTGAGCTCTGGAGTTGTTTGAAAAACATCTTGCTTTTGCTGCATGAGATTTTATGTGTTTATGGAATTAAGTGTAAAAAAATCTAATTCAAGTTCTAAATCTTCAAGCTAAACCTTATTCTTAACAGATATTTCTTCCAGTTATGGGCTGATTTCACAGGAGTTTTTCTGTAGAAGTCACTCCCCCTGCACTATTCAAGGGTTGTTGTAAAAATTCAGTCCCCTCTAGAATCTTTAATAATTATGCCACAAAAGATGAGCGGCTATTTGGAGGTAAATATTAAGGCAATTTAGGCCCAAGAAGAAATATCTACTTGtacattaaaaatatcttaattcTCCACAAGATGGATCAACCATTGAAAAAATGCACAATTCTTTTGAATCTCAGATCgtcatattattctttttatttctgaaagcaATAAATTAACATGTTCCCCAAACAAAACTCCTTAAACAAATTAAATGATTTATATGTTTTTCAAAATGCACACCACATCTGCACCAAAGAGTAAAGACATCCTGCGGTAAAGAACCACTTGAGGAAGAATAAAAGGCAAGAATACAAAGTACAAGACATCAGTGTAGTTTAAGATTTTGGAAAGAAGACACATTCTAAAATCAGAGTTTTCCCACAACCAGAAACATTTGAGTCATTTGATACCCAgtgtttctcattttcctttgctAGAAGCTTTGGCAGGTGTCGGGATATTGGCAGCAGCTCTTAAGGGCGGTACTGCGATCTCTGCTCTTGGATGTACTCATAGAGGGGGCTGGAGCGCACCGGGACACTGGCAAACGGTCGCTTGCCGGGCTCCAGAACCTGCCGACGACCCTTGTCTGCCTCCCAGACTTGGCCGCGGCTCTGCGGCACTTCGCGCTCTTGGCGGcgcctctgctcctcctcctgctggCGGCGGAGCTGTTCTTCTTCCCGGAATTTCCTCTCCCGCTCCTGGCGGCGTCTCCGCCCTTCTTGCCCCAGTTCTTGATCCTGACGGCGCCTCTTCTCCTCCCTGGCAAACTGCTCCTCCGCCCGGTACTGCTGCTCTCGCTGCTGCCGGCGTCTCAGCTCTTCCTGCTCCTCGCGCTGCAGCTGCTCTTCTTCCTCGAGGAACTTCCTGTCCTGCTCCTGGCGGCGGCGCTTTTCTTCCTCTCGCTCCTGCTGGAGGCTCTGCTCTTCCTCTGGGAACTTCCAGTCTGCCAGCCACTGGCGTCTCTGTTCTTCCTCTTGCTTTGCACGTCTCAGTTGTTCCTCTTGGGAGAAGGCACTGTCTAGTTCCCGGCGGCGCAGCTGCTGTTCCTCCTCGCGGAACTTTCTGTCGCGCTCCTGACGAAGCTGTTGTTCGCGCTCCTGGCGGCGCAGCTGCTCTTCTTCCCTTTCTTGCAGGAGCTGTTCCTCCTCAGGGAACCTGCTGTCGCGCTCCTGGCGAAGCTGTTGCTCGCTCTCCTGGCGGCGCAGCTGCTCTTCCCTGTCCTGCAGGAGCTGGAGCTGTTCCTCCTCGCGGAATTTTCTGTCGCGCTCTTGGCGGCGCAGCTgctcttcttctctttcctgcAGGAGCTGTTCCTCCTCGCGGAATTTTCTGTCGCGCTCTTGGCGGCGCAGCTgctcttcttctctttcctgcAGGAGCTGTTCCTCCTCGCGGAATTTTCTGTCGCGCTCCTGACGAAGCTGTTGTTCCCGCTCGTGGCGGCGCAGCTGCTCTTCCCTTTCCTGCAGGAGCTGTTCCTCCTCGCGGAATTTTCTGTCGCGCTCGTGGCGGCGCAGCTGCTCTTCTTCCCTGTCCTGCAGGAGCTGTTCCTCCTCCCGGAATTTTCTGTGGCGCTCGTGGCGGCGCAGCTGCTCTTCTTCCCTGTCCTGCAGGAGCTGTTCCTTCTCACGGAACTTTCTGTCGCTCTCCTGGCGAAGCTGTTGCTCGCGTTCCCTGCGGCGCaactgctgttcctcctggcggAACTTTCCGTTTTCTTCCTGACGgcgtcttttctcttctctttcctctctcagcagctgctcttcctctcggAACTTCCTGTCTCGCCTTTTGGCTTCGTTTTGCTCTTCTCGCTCCAGCAGTTCTTTGGCTAGCAATTGCCTGTCGCGTTGCTGCCAGCTCCTCCTCTCTtgctctcgctctctctcctcttcctgttCATCCTGTAGGGGCCACCGATCCTGCTGGAATTGTCTCTCCCGCACCTGGGCTTCTTCCAGTTGCCGGGTCTTTTCTTCGTTCTGTCTGCGTTTGGAGTAAACTCTGTTATTACgaacttcattttctttctctggttGCCACTGCCATTTCAGCTCACGCCGCTGATCCTCATCCCGGAATTGCCGCTTCCTGTCCAGGCTctgcagctcctcctcctccagaaaCTGCCTGTCGGGCTGCTGGCGCCTCGTTTCCCTCTGCAGCTGCTCCTCTTCCCGATATTGGCTCTCCCGCTCCTGGCGCCTCTTCTCCCTCTGCAGCTGCTCCTCCTCGCTCGGCTGCTCTCGTAGAGCTGGTTTGGCGTCCAGCGTGTGCCGGCGTCTCTGGCTTTCCTCCTCTAGTTGCCACCTCCATTTTTGGTCGCGGCGCTGCTCCTCCTGGCGTCGCTTCCTCTCGCGATTCTCTTGGAGGCTCTCCTCCTGGCggaactgctgctgctgctgcctctcgcGTCTGCGGCGgcgctgctcctcctcctcctcaccgaACAGGTGTTCCGGCTCCCGGCGCTCCTCCGCCCTTAGCTGCCTCTCCCGCTGCTCCCGCAACGGGGGCCTGGCCGACAGCCTCTGGCGGCGCCTCTCGCTCTCTTCCTCCGCCTGCCGCTGCCATCTGAACTCGCGGCGctgcttttcctcctcctcctgcaggcgCGCCTGCTCCACCTGACGCAGCCGCTGCTCGCGCTCCTCCTGCTCCCGCAGTTGTCCCTCGCGCTCCTGGCGCCACgtctgctcctcctcctgttcccggcggctcctctgctcctcctgccTGCGGGGCCTGGAGTAGACTTTGCTTTGACGGGCCTCAGTCTCGCTTTCTAGCTGCCACTGCCACCTTGGGGTGCGGCTCTTGCCCTGCTCGCGGGCCTCTTCCTGCTCCACCTCCTCCTcagccagctcctgctcgcgCCTCTCCTCCTGCTCGCGCCTCTCCTCCTGCTCGCGCCTCTCTTGCTCACGCCTGTCCTCCTGCTCCAAGCGCAGCTCCTGCTCGCGCCTCTCCTGCTCCAAGCGGGGCTCCTCGCGCCCTCGCCTCTGCCTttgcagctgctgctcttcctcCTGGCGCTCCCTCTTCAGCTCTTGGCGCTCTCGCTTCTGCAGCAGCTCCTCTTCCCGGCGCTCCCTCTGCTGCCTCTCGCGTTTTAGCAgctgctcctcttcctcctgaaGCGCCCTCTCGCGCTGCTCTCGCCGCTCTCGCCTTTGCTGTTGCTCCTCCTCGCGGCGCTCCCTCTTCAGCTCCTGCCGCTCCTGCCTTTGCAGCTGCTCTTCTTCCTGGCGCTCGCGCTGCTCCTGCCTCTCTCGCCTTTGCTTTTGGTCAGGAAACTCTTCAGGCTCCAGACCCTTGCGCCTCTGCAGCTGCTCTTCGTCCTCAAGACGCTCTTCCTGTTCTCGCCTTTGCAGCCGCTGCTCACGTCTCTCTTgcttctccctctgcttctcttcctCAGCGAGCTCCCTCTCCTGTTCCTGCCTCTTCTGCCTGCGTTCTTCTTCCAATTGTCTCTCCCGGGGCTCGAATCTCCTTTGGTCTTCTTGCCTGCGATCTTGTAACGGGTTCCCCTTTCCCTCACACTTGGTTCCCTTCTCATCTAGCCCCGAGGCCTGGCCGAGAGCGTAATAACAAGCCTGAGCCACCTTGAAAATGAACAGGAGGAATTCGTTGA comes from Diceros bicornis minor isolate mBicDic1 chromosome 4, mDicBic1.mat.cur, whole genome shotgun sequence and encodes:
- the TCHH gene encoding trichohyalin, translating into METNKLQTEPSGGQQFSREEAGAEQRLSTAEVVTQSGKRRLPNTRAPKHGLQRQCSSLVFAKMAQLLNSILTMVEVFQKNAKENGDYTSLYKEELKQLLLAEFGDILQRPHDPETVDLILELLDRDCNGLVDFNEFLLFIFKVAQACYYALGQASGLDEKGTKCEGKGNPLQDRRQEDQRRFEPRERQLEEERRQKRQEQERELAEEEKQREKQERREQRLQRREQEERLEDEEQLQRRKGLEPEEFPDQKQRRERQEQRERQEEEQLQRQERQELKRERREEEQQQRRERREQRERALQEEEEQLLKRERQQRERREEELLQKRERQELKRERQEEEQQLQRQRRGREEPRLEQERREQELRLEQEDRREQERREQEERREQEERREQELAEEEVEQEEAREQGKSRTPRWQWQLESETEARQSKVYSRPRRQEEQRSRREQEEEQTWRQEREGQLREQEEREQRLRQVEQARLQEEEEKQRREFRWQRQAEEESERRRQRLSARPPLREQRERQLRAEERREPEHLFGEEEEEQRRRRRERQQQQQFRQEESLQENRERKRRQEEQRRDQKWRWQLEEESQRRRHTLDAKPALREQPSEEEQLQREKRRQERESQYREEEQLQRETRRQQPDRQFLEEEELQSLDRKRQFRDEDQRRELKWQWQPEKENEVRNNRVYSKRRQNEEKTRQLEEAQVRERQFQQDRWPLQDEQEEEREREQERRSWQQRDRQLLAKELLEREEQNEAKRRDRKFREEEQLLREEREEKRRRQEENGKFRQEEQQLRRREREQQLRQESDRKFREKEQLLQDREEEQLRRHERHRKFREEEQLLQDREEEQLRRHERDRKFREEEQLLQEREEQLRRHEREQQLRQERDRKFREEEQLLQEREEEQLRRQERDRKFREEEQLLQEREEEQLRRQERDRKFREEEQLQLLQDREEQLRRQESEQQLRQERDSRFPEEEQLLQEREEEQLRRQEREQQLRQERDRKFREEEQQLRRRELDSAFSQEEQLRRAKQEEEQRRQWLADWKFPEEEQSLQQEREEEKRRRQEQDRKFLEEEEQLQREEQEELRRRQQREQQYRAEEQFAREEKRRRQDQELGQEGRRRRQERERKFREEEQLRRQQEEEQRRRQEREVPQSRGQVWEADKGRRQVLEPGKRPFASVPVRSSPLYEYIQEQRSQYRP